Proteins from one Candidatus Margulisiibacteriota bacterium genomic window:
- a CDS encoding DNA cytosine methyltransferase, translating to MLNKQKKNSRLSPKAISLFAGCGGLDLGFTQEGFSVLWANDFNHWACETYKINFGNHIVEGDIADIKTKDIPDCDLILGGFPCQDFSMLWKRGGINTERGNLYRHYVRMVDAKRPQMFIAENVKGILTANDGKAVEQIVGDFDKVGYRVKVNRINFADYGAPQQRHRVLIVGVRKNIRIDFEMPLPTHSPDNYMSSKKALAGVEKVSHNNEHQNIANKTRKMLELIPPGGNFTSIPKSSPYYVKGMISHVYRRLHPDEPSTTIIAGGGGGTWGYHYAEPRPLTNRERARLFGYPDDFIFAGSITEVRRQIGNSVPPLGIRPIAKAVYEFFRKLK from the coding sequence ATGCTGAATAAACAAAAGAAGAACTCAAGGCTCAGCCCCAAGGCAATTTCATTGTTTGCAGGGTGTGGGGGATTAGATCTTGGGTTTACGCAAGAGGGGTTTTCTGTTTTATGGGCGAACGATTTTAATCATTGGGCTTGCGAAACATATAAAATTAATTTTGGAAATCATATTGTTGAAGGCGACATAGCAGATATAAAAACGAAGGATATTCCCGACTGTGATTTGATACTTGGGGGTTTCCCATGCCAAGATTTTTCAATGTTGTGGAAACGAGGTGGAATAAACACAGAGCGTGGCAACCTGTATCGACATTATGTTCGAATGGTTGACGCAAAAAGGCCTCAAATGTTTATTGCTGAGAATGTTAAAGGGATTTTAACCGCTAATGACGGGAAGGCGGTTGAGCAAATTGTAGGCGATTTCGACAAGGTTGGATACAGGGTTAAGGTTAATAGAATTAACTTTGCTGATTATGGCGCACCACAGCAAAGGCACCGGGTATTAATTGTTGGGGTTCGAAAAAATATTCGCATTGATTTTGAGATGCCTTTGCCCACCCATTCCCCTGATAATTATATGTCTTCGAAAAAAGCTCTTGCTGGCGTAGAAAAAGTATCCCATAACAATGAGCATCAAAACATAGCCAATAAAACCCGCAAAATGCTAGAGCTTATTCCGCCGGGAGGCAATTTCACATCGATCCCAAAATCTTCGCCTTATTATGTTAAAGGAATGATTAGCCATGTTTATCGCCGGTTACACCCAGATGAGCCTTCAACTACAATAATCGCTGGTGGGGGTGGAGGAACTTGGGGGTACCACTATGCAGAACCTCGTCCTTTAACAAATCGGGAACGCGCTCGTTTGTTTGGGTATCCTGATGATTTTATATTTGCAGGGTCAATAACCGAAGTAAGAAGACAAATCGGCAATTCCGTGCCACCTTTAGGGATTAGACCAATCGCAAAAGCAGTTTATGAGTTTTTTAGGAAGTTGAAATGA
- a CDS encoding very short patch repair endonuclease — protein MVDVFSRPERSRIMSLIRSKNTKLEQHFLQLLSSVIYPQGLRYRKHYAGLPGKPDIVFVSKKIAVFIDGDFWHGYKFRVQKQRLPRRYWLNKIESNISRDRKINRTLQKMGWRVIRIWEHQIKKAPLREVASIVKIIRSSK, from the coding sequence ATGGTTGACGTGTTTTCTCGGCCTGAACGAAGTCGAATAATGAGCCTCATTAGAAGCAAGAACACTAAGTTAGAACAGCATTTTCTTCAATTATTAAGCTCTGTTATTTATCCGCAAGGTCTGAGATATAGAAAGCATTACGCTGGACTTCCGGGCAAGCCGGACATAGTATTTGTGAGCAAAAAGATTGCTGTATTTATTGACGGAGATTTTTGGCACGGCTACAAGTTTAGGGTGCAAAAACAGCGATTGCCCAGAAGATACTGGCTAAATAAAATCGAATCGAATATATCGCGAGACAGAAAAATAAACCGCACGCTACAAAAGATGGGATGGAGGGTAATAAGAATATGGGAGCATCAGATCAAAAAAGCTCCTTTGAGGGAAGTCGCAAGTATCGTTAAGATTATTCGTTCTTCTAAGTAG
- a CDS encoding recombinase family protein translates to MINGEKEVVLYARTSTTEQTPENQMLAIREYCARMKYKVTAHYVDDGYSGKNDKRPAFERLITDIRANKIGCVVVYKLDRIGRSLQHLLNLFEEFKSQKVEFISITQNINTQTPEGKMFWQMLGVFAEYERELIVARTKAGLYRAVKQGKVLGRPQGSKDTKRRKVSGYHQRWAKQGSK, encoded by the coding sequence ATGATTAATGGAGAAAAAGAAGTGGTTTTGTATGCAAGGACCTCAACAACGGAGCAGACCCCTGAGAATCAGATGTTGGCGATAAGAGAGTATTGCGCCAGAATGAAATATAAGGTTACAGCTCATTATGTTGATGATGGGTATAGCGGTAAAAACGATAAAAGACCAGCTTTTGAGCGGCTTATAACTGATATAAGGGCAAACAAGATTGGTTGCGTCGTTGTATACAAGCTAGATCGGATAGGGCGTTCATTACAGCACTTGTTAAACCTATTTGAGGAATTCAAGAGCCAAAAGGTCGAATTTATCTCAATAACACAAAATATCAATACGCAAACACCTGAGGGGAAGATGTTCTGGCAGATGCTGGGTGTTTTCGCTGAATATGAACGGGAGCTGATAGTCGCCAGGACAAAGGCTGGTCTTTACAGGGCTGTTAAGCAGGGGAAGGTATTAGGCAGACCTCAAGGTAGTAAGGATACCAAACGAAGAAAAGTGTCTGGTTATCATCAGAGATGGGCTAAACAGGGCAGTAAATAA
- a CDS encoding restriction endonuclease PLD domain-containing protein, which produces MIYANNDDHGGELLEVVDKQIKSSSSVAIASGYVSDDIITRYEEDFYRIADKGGIVRLLVGMAFYEGLAERNLRHLLSVENRLRSIEGNSGIFVCYTRRFHGKVYYFSHPGHHENVYVGSSNFSRSGLSQNLECTAEIIDERTKAEAKSFIEFLFSEDTSTSILKAEITIPGSRELLPQNLDDLDRYDSSTIDKSVLHGFDYPLSRIVSSDKSSLNVYFGKGRWARTTGKVIPRPWYEVELIAPVSISANPLYPKGDFLAYTDDDYIIPMKTSGDYFKNIRSRSNLQILGQWIKNKLQRSGALIPLTPVTQETLDRYGNDTIRFYKIRDGEYYMEF; this is translated from the coding sequence ATGATTTACGCGAATAATGACGACCATGGCGGAGAATTACTTGAGGTTGTTGATAAGCAAATAAAAAGCTCAAGTTCTGTTGCTATCGCTAGCGGTTATGTTTCAGACGATATTATCACTAGATATGAAGAGGATTTCTATCGCATAGCTGACAAAGGCGGAATTGTTAGGCTTCTCGTTGGCATGGCCTTTTATGAGGGCCTAGCAGAAAGAAATCTAAGGCACTTACTGAGTGTCGAAAATCGACTGCGAAGCATTGAAGGAAACAGCGGAATATTTGTTTGCTATACTCGTCGTTTCCATGGCAAGGTCTACTATTTTAGCCATCCCGGTCATCATGAAAATGTTTACGTTGGTTCGTCTAACTTTTCTCGAAGCGGCTTATCGCAAAATCTTGAATGTACGGCAGAAATAATTGATGAGCGGACAAAGGCAGAGGCAAAATCGTTTATTGAATTTCTGTTTTCAGAAGATACATCAACATCAATTCTGAAAGCTGAAATTACCATCCCAGGCTCTCGCGAGCTATTGCCACAAAATCTTGATGATCTGGACAGGTACGACTCTTCAACTATTGATAAATCGGTCTTGCATGGGTTCGATTACCCATTATCCCGCATTGTATCTTCTGATAAATCTAGCTTAAATGTTTATTTCGGTAAGGGTAGGTGGGCGCGTACGACAGGCAAGGTTATTCCTCGTCCATGGTATGAAGTCGAGCTTATTGCGCCAGTAAGCATTAGTGCTAATCCTTTATATCCAAAAGGCGATTTTCTAGCATATACTGATGATGACTATATTATCCCAATGAAAACAAGCGGTGATTATTTTAAAAATATCCGCTCACGAAGCAATCTTCAGATTCTTGGCCAGTGGATAAAAAACAAGCTTCAAAGGTCAGGGGCGCTTATCCCTCTAACGCCCGTAACACAAGAGACCTTAGATAGGTATGGAAACGATACAATCCGTTTTTATAAAATTAGAGACGGCGAATATTACATGGAATTCTAA